A single region of the Cereibacter sphaeroides 2.4.1 genome encodes:
- a CDS encoding HypC/HybG/HupF family hydrogenase formation chaperone has translation MCVGDPLRLIAVEGIAGTAEDGAGTCLVDLSLVPEARPGDWVLSFLGTARAVIAADEAARISAALAALRSVMTGGPVGDAFADLDRPPSLPPHLQAALDAGRNHG, from the coding sequence ATGTGCGTCGGGGATCCGCTGCGCCTGATCGCGGTCGAGGGCATTGCCGGCACCGCCGAAGACGGGGCGGGCACCTGCCTCGTCGATCTCAGCCTCGTGCCCGAGGCACGGCCGGGCGACTGGGTGCTCTCCTTCCTCGGCACCGCCCGTGCGGTCATCGCCGCGGACGAGGCCGCGCGGATTTCGGCCGCACTGGCGGCGCTGCGCTCGGTGATGACCGGAGGGCCGGTCGGAGACGCCTTCGCCGATCTCGACCGCCCGCCGTCGCTTCCCCCCCACCTGCAGGCCGCGCTCGACGCGGGCCGCAACCACGGATGA
- a CDS encoding thioredoxin domain-containing protein, with product MMPVTHPLIARLETDCGWPRLATLAEVEAFTGRPGAHCLFIPGDPARNLETADAAVILPELVIAFQRAFDCALVDDAIEAALRDATRALRTPGFLFYREGRFLGAIEKIRDWSDYMTRIPHLLGRISA from the coding sequence ATGATGCCAGTGACCCATCCCCTGATCGCACGGCTCGAGACCGACTGCGGCTGGCCGCGCCTCGCGACGCTGGCCGAGGTCGAGGCCTTCACCGGCCGCCCGGGCGCCCATTGCCTCTTCATCCCCGGCGACCCCGCCCGCAACCTCGAGACCGCCGACGCGGCCGTGATCCTGCCCGAGCTGGTGATCGCCTTCCAGCGCGCCTTCGACTGCGCCCTCGTCGACGATGCGATCGAGGCCGCGCTCCGCGACGCGACCCGGGCGCTGCGCACGCCGGGCTTCCTCTTCTACCGCGAGGGCCGGTTCCTCGGCGCGATCGAGAAGATCCGCGACTGGAGCGACTACATGACCCGCATCCCGCATCTCCTCGGCCGCATCTCCGCCTGA